GCGTGTGCTGCGAGACGCGGAGGAGCGCACCACCGGCCATTCGGGGCTGCACGTGAACCTCGCGGTCGGCTACGGCGGACGCAATGAGATCGTCGACGCCGTGCGCTCGATCATCGCCGAACACGACGCGTCGGGTGGCACGATGGAGGATCTAGCGGCCCACCTCACCCCTGAGATGATCGGCGAGCACCTCTACACCGGCGGCCAGCCCGACCCGGATCTCGTCATCCGCACGAGCGGAGAGCAGCGACTCAGTGACTTCCTCCTCTGGCAGAGTGCGCACAGCGAGTTCTACTTCGTCGAGGCGCTCGGCCCCGACCTTCGTCAGGTCGACTTCCTGCGCGCGATCCGCGACTTCGTCGACCGGGATCGGCGTTTCGGCCGCTGACCCGACGCGGCACTTCATGCAGTCGCATGGGAGAATTCTCGGGTGAGCACTTTCGATGACTATGTCGCGACGTTCGACGGCGACCCCGGCTATTTGAACTGGGCGGCATTCGGCCCGATCTCGCCGACGGTCCGCGCCGAGGTCTTCGCCGATGCGGACCTGCTGGGCAGCGGCCGCCCATCGTCGCTGGCACTGGTCAGCGAGCGGTACGGCGAAGCACGTGAGCTCGCCGCCGAGCTGCTCGACGTCGATGCCGACACGGTGACCCTGCAGCCCTCGGCGACGTACGGCCTCATGCACGCCTTCTACGGGCTCAAGGGAACGGTCATCGCATCCTCGGCGGAGTTCCCCAGCATCGCCATGACGCTCGAGCGGGCCTCGCAGGCGTCGGCGGGCGAACTCGCCCCGCGCTGGATCGAACCGCAGCACACCTTCGTGACTCCGGATGCGGTCGCCGAGGCTCTGGACGATGACGTGACCGCGCTCGCCGTCAGCCACGTCGATTTCCGCACCGGTTACCGGGTGGATCTCGCCGCGCTTCGCGAAGTGCTGGGTCCGGACCGCCTGCTCATCGTCGATGCCGTGCAGTCGTTCGGCGT
The DNA window shown above is from Microbacterium murale and carries:
- a CDS encoding aminotransferase class V-fold PLP-dependent enzyme; translated protein: MSTFDDYVATFDGDPGYLNWAAFGPISPTVRAEVFADADLLGSGRPSSLALVSERYGEARELAAELLDVDADTVTLQPSATYGLMHAFYGLKGTVIASSAEFPSIAMTLERASQASAGELAPRWIEPQHTFVTPDAVAEALDDDVTALAVSHVDFRTGYRVDLAALREVLGPDRLLIVDAVQSFGVVDDDYSVADVVTGHGYKWLRAARGTGFTSFSAKARERIAPVLSGFAGVEGGLPVDELPGPAASARAYAVGNPDQLAVARLAVGLRDVHDAGVPAIDAAIGDHVDRILEIADRHGIAVLTPRERNRRAGIVTLAPEEPAALSAALTNAGIVATTRGTTVRLAAHAGTSDETLRMLDDAIGTLGV